The stretch of DNA AATTCCTTCTCGGCTTTCAAGCCTCCGTCATCATAGGCGTAGGAGGCAAATTGATTCCCAATGGTTGGATCGAAGGTGATATTCATCAGCTTGGAGCCGTATTGAAGTTTTCCAAAATCAGCCAGTCGGACAAAACTCCAGCCGGCATAATTGCGTTCATCCCCCAGAATGCGATCGATCTCCAGAGCGTGGCCCACACTTTCATGAATCTGCAGCATCATCTGATCCGGTGCCAATACCAGATCCATAATTCCTGTAGGACAGTCTTCAGCACTGAGCAGCTCTACCGCTTCAGCACCAATGATCCGACATCTGGCCAGGACATCATCCTCATTAAATACTTCCATGCCAGCCTGGTAGCTCTTGGCCAGGAGACCACCATCGGTCCGTTTTTGGGTAATTGAGCCGTCTTGAGCAACAGCCGAATAATCAGCTGAAACCATAAGATACTGCTGGTCAAAATCACTCCCGTTGGATGACACAAAGTGTGATTCTGATTCAACAATTCGGCCCATAGCATTGGTGGAAACCACTTTATCAGACACCTTTAACTCAGCGGTAGCCTTGATGAGTAGTTCTGAAAATTCACCTGGAGAGAAGGCATCTGTAGCCGTCTGAAAAGCTGAGCGATAACTCCCTTTTGCCACGGGGCGAGCTTCTATTCCAAATGAATGCAGGCTGTATTTTGAAGCCGCTTGGGCCAACACAACTGCTCGCTCAGCCGCAGCTTGAATACCGGCAGTATCCAGGCGACTGGTTCCATAATAGGCGAATTGGCCATTTACCAACACTTCAACCATAATGCCTTGTTTGGATTCCCGAGTATTAGTCTCTGGCTTGCCATCCCGCACGAGACGGAAACCTGTATTTTCTTTGACGTAACGTAGGCCGACCCAGTCAGCTCTGACGTCAATACCAGAAAGTATTGTTTGTAGATCCATTGTTTTTCCTTTGCGAACTCAAGCTCACCTCATCAGAGTTGATGTGGCGGGTAAAACTAAGTTTTTACCGGGGCACAATCAAGGGGTGAGACGGGGGGTGATAGTCATAAGTTAATAGTTAAAAGTTAAAAGTCGAAAGTCG from Candidatus Neomarinimicrobiota bacterium encodes:
- a CDS encoding TldD/PmbA family protein, with the protein product MDLQTILSGIDVRADWVGLRYVKENTGFRLVRDGKPETNTRESKQGIMVEVLVNGQFAYYGTSRLDTAGIQAAAERAVVLAQAASKYSLHSFGIEARPVAKGSYRSAFQTATDAFSPGEFSELLIKATAELKVSDKVVSTNAMGRIVESESHFVSSNGSDFDQQYLMVSADYSAVAQDGSITQKRTDGGLLAKSYQAGMEVFNEDDVLARCRIIGAEAVELLSAEDCPTGIMDLVLAPDQMMLQIHESVGHALEIDRILGDERNYAGWSFVRLADFGKLQYGSKLMNITFDPTIGNQFASYAYDDGGLKAEKEFLIKEGLLLRGLGGMESQIRSGLDGVANFRASSWNRAPIDRMANLNLEPGDSSYDEIISSVEKGVFMTSNRSWSIDDYRNKFQFGCEYGKLIENGKLTKTVKNPNYRAISNPFWRSLKKVGNQDTFEVYGTPFCGKGEPNQVIRVGHASPLCLFGDVEIFGGV